A single window of Plasmodium reichenowi strain SY57 chromosome 12, whole genome shotgun sequence DNA harbors:
- a CDS encoding RAC-beta serine/threonine protein kinase, which produces KYFNFLITKKNKREIHKSTNEEDDENILHKNKTNVIIKEDNLKKDFVECKEKKVNINRNVNNKKYSDKTTHINSVMTLQNIISNNDNNIQNNSKKKKKKKKKSYSVEGTKLLKIKEYRKGKFFKIHFFLNRKNKNNDKKENSSKNIHDKTDISLEKNIINYNKYDMQFSFESVASNNINNNTHFKKDKKKLINLKKYNNAHRNLYKNNYTNVFLCKKSFSDHEYKNKNIINNNSPCKLQKQNYDSKSKQGIYKANYRKFRDGCRQKFDLYNIHNRRNDVVFYGKGPLKEIKKSMFEENKENPFYKDNMANCALNNIDHKNIMENECLYKYDEKEEIEKKRVRNSMSLSYERKKRIRPESFNYLKVIGEGSYGKVMLVKHVQNKKLYAMKILRKENILSKNQLEHTKVERNVLKCVSHPFIVKMYYAFQTKQKLYFILEYCPGGELFFHLSKLREFSEETAKFYSSEIILALEYLHELNIIYRDLKPENVLLDELGHIRLTDFGLSKEGITETNLTKSLCGTPEYLAPEIIEQTGHGKAVDWWSLGIMLYEMLTGELPFNNSNRNVLFESIKYEKLSYPKNLSSKAVDLLTKLFEKNPKKRLGSGVTDAQEIKKHPFFKNINWNDVLYKKIKPPFKPKLFNQLDLQNFDKQFLNMPLKYSDQHENSNITFGDPKNFVVQDFNYNYYELSGQQK; this is translated from the exons AAAAATATTTCAACTTTTTAATAACAAAGAAGAATAAAAGAGAAATTCATAAAAGCACAAACGAAGAAGATGATGAAAACATTTTACATAAGAATAAAACgaatgttattattaaggaagataatttaaaaaaagattttGTTGAGTGTAAAGAAAAGAAggtaaatataaatagaaatgtgaataataaaaaatatagtgACAAGACTACACATATAAATAGTGTTATGACCCTccaaaatattatatcaaataatgataataatatccaaaataatagtaaaaaaaaaaaaaaaaaaaaaaaaaaaagttatagTGTTGAAGGtacaaaattattaaaaatcaaagaatatagaaaaggaaaattttttaaaatccatttttttttaaatagaaaaaataaaaataatgacaaaaaggaaaattcatctaaaaatatacatgaTAAAACAGATATTTctttagaaaaaaatataataaattataataaatatgatatgCAATTTTCATTCGAATCAGTTGCAAGtaacaatattaataacaacacacattttaaaaaagataaaaaaaaattaattaatttaaaaaaatataataacgCTCATagaaatttatataaaaacaattatACTAACGTATTCTTATGTAAGAAAAGCTTTTCTGACcatgaatataaaaacaaaaatatcataaataataattccCCTTGTAAATTGCAAAAGCAAAATTATGATAGTAAATCCAAACaaggaatatataaagcAAATTATCGTAAGTTCAGAGATGGTTGTAGGCAAAAGTTCGATCTATATAACATACACAATAGGAg AAATGATGTTGTTTTTTACGGGAAAGGACCTTTGAAAGAAATAAAGAAGAGCATGTTCGAAGAAAACAAAGAAAATCCTTTTTATAAAGACAATATGGCTAACTGCGCACTCAATAATATtgatcataaaaatataatggaaaatgaatgtttatataaatatgatgaaaaagaagaaatagaaaaaaagaGAGTACGTAACTCTATGTCCTTATCATATGaaaggaaaaaaagaataagaCCTGAAAGTTTTAACTATCTTAAGGTTATAGGAGAAGGATCATATGGAAAGGTAATGCTAGTAAAACATgttcaaaataaaaaattatatgcaatgaaaattttaagaaaagaaaatatattatcaaaaaatCAACTAGAACATACTAAAGTAGAAAGAAATGTACTGAAATGTGTTTCTCATCCTTTCATTgtaaaaatgtattatgCTTTTCAAACTAAgcaaaaattatattttatattggAATATTGTCCCGGTGGAGAACTATTTTTTCATCTATCTAAATTAAGAGAATTTTCTGAAGAAACAGCAAAATTCTATTCTTCTGAAATTATATTAGCACTTGAATACTTACatgaattaaatattatttatagaGACCTAAAACCAgaaaatgtattattagATGAATTAGGACATATAAGATTAACAGACTTTGGTTTATCAAAAGAAGGTATTACAGAAACCAATTTAACTAAATCATTATGTGGAACTCCAGAATATTTAGCTCCAGAAATAATTGAACAAACTGGACATGGAAAAGCTGTTGACTGGTGGAGCTTAGGTATTATGTTATATGAAATGTTGACAGGAGAATTACCTTTTAATAACTCAAACAGAAATGTTCTATTCGAAAgtattaaatatgaaaaacTATCTTATCCAAAAAATTTATCATCAAAAGCTGTAGACTtattaacaaaattatttgaaaaaaatcCAAAGAAAAGATTAGGCTCAGGTGTAACCGATGCAcaagaaattaaaaaacatccattctttaaaaatattaattgGAATGATGttctatataaaaagatCAAACCTCCTTTTAAACCAAAGTTATTCAATCAACTAGATTTACAAAATTTCGATAAACAATTCTTAAATATGcctttaaaatattcagATCAGCATGAAAATAGTAATATTACATTTGGAGATCCAAAAAATTTTGTTGTTCAGGATTTTAATTACAACTATTATGAACTCTCAGGTCaacaaaaatga
- a CDS encoding DNA replication origin binding protein, putative (transcript variant 1; alternatively spliced), giving the protein MNEKNNQNSDKFIKNNNSNKEKAKKLFMQALNHESDENFLKATKFYQEAVKLYPNILNTYINDNQETCSEKIDERDEVEQPEENSYLINILSKNFYTIIKFLDFYSMHRFLFLCKSISSLISLENEYKRLCYINLINCKEKCKLYGNSYKRFNELLLLEYPRLRFDGVYISCVTYIRSLKDIGNIHLDPKDRDRVIYNPCVVTYFRYLLFLNESNKVLIARSELNKKDVIEAFRITYRKVQNWDLSLKCDELIKHLIKFHNECENNLVKMIRIGEYNYNPNEKIIEIQYPELLNDPFKYKNIIKLRLQNYLGGNNNMLKWVSFKIVSKIKMDYSEDTLNIKNKQYKSFYFFNLKFLSHLFITKLSEN; this is encoded by the exons ATGaatgaaaagaataatCAAAATAGTGATAagtttataaaaaataataattcaaacAAAGAAAAAGCGAAAAAATTGTTTATGCAAGCTTTAAATCATGAAAGTGATGAAAACTTTTTAAAAGCAACAAAATTTTATCAAGAAGCTGTAAAATTATATCCAAATATATtgaatacatatataaacGATAATCAGGAAACATG TTCTGAAAAAATTGATGAACGTGACGAAGTGGAACAACCCGAAGAAAACAGTTACTTAATAAATATCCTGTCcaaaaatttttatacaataataaaatttttagACTTTTATTCCATGCATAG atttctatttttatgtaaGAGCATATCATCATTAATATCTCTTGAAAATGAATACAAACgattatgttatataaatttaataaattgtaaagaaaaatgtaaattatATGGAAACTCATACAAAAGGTTTAATGaatt GTTATTGTTAGAATATCCACGCTTACGTTTTGACGGTGTTTATATTAGTTGTGTTACTTATATTCGAT CTTTAAAGGACATAGGAAATATTCATTTAGATCCAAAAGATAGGGATCGTGTTATTTATAACCCATGTGTTGTTACATACTTTCGATATTTACTATTTTTGAATGAATCGAATAAGGTTCTTATAGCAAGATCAGAATTAAATAAGAAGGATGTGATAGAAGCTTTTCGAATAACATATCGTAAAGTGCAGAATTGGGATTTATCATTAAAATGTGATGAATTGATAAAacatttaattaaatttcATAATGAGtgtgaaaataatttagTTAAGATGATAAGAATAGGagaatataattataatccgaatgaaaaaattatcgAAATACAATATCCTGAATTATTGAATGACccttttaaatataaaaatattattaaattacgtctacaaaattatttgggtggcaataataatatgttgAAATGGGtatcttttaaaattgTCTCCAAAATTAAAATGGATTACTCAGAAGATACCTtgaatattaaaaataagcAGTACAA gtcattttatttttttaacttaaaatttttatctCATTTATTCATAACGAAATTGTCAGAAAATTAA
- a CDS encoding DNA replication origin binding protein, putative (transcript variant 2; alternatively spliced), which yields MNEKNNQNSDKFIKNNNSNKEKAKKLFMQALNHESDENFLKATKFYQEAVKLYPNILNTYINDNQETCSEKIDERDEVEQPEENSYLINILSKNFYTIIKFLDFYSMHRFLFLCKSISSLISLENEYKRLCYINLINCKEKCKLYGNSYKRLLLEYPRLRFDGVYISCVTYIRSLKDIGNIHLDPKDRDRVIYNPCVVTYFRYLLFLNESNKVLIARSELNKKDVIEAFRITYRKVQNWDLSLKCDELIKHLIKFHNECENNLVKMIRIGEYNYNPNEKIIEIQYPELLNDPFKYKNIIKLRLQNYLGGNNNMLKWVSFKIVSKIKMDYSEDTLNIKNKQYKSFYFFNLKFLSHLFITKLSEN from the exons ATGaatgaaaagaataatCAAAATAGTGATAagtttataaaaaataataattcaaacAAAGAAAAAGCGAAAAAATTGTTTATGCAAGCTTTAAATCATGAAAGTGATGAAAACTTTTTAAAAGCAACAAAATTTTATCAAGAAGCTGTAAAATTATATCCAAATATATtgaatacatatataaacGATAATCAGGAAACATG TTCTGAAAAAATTGATGAACGTGACGAAGTGGAACAACCCGAAGAAAACAGTTACTTAATAAATATCCTGTCcaaaaatttttatacaataataaaatttttagACTTTTATTCCATGCATAG atttctatttttatgtaaGAGCATATCATCATTAATATCTCTTGAAAATGAATACAAACgattatgttatataaatttaataaattgtaaagaaaaatgtaaattatATGGAAACTCATACAAAAG GTTATTGTTAGAATATCCACGCTTACGTTTTGACGGTGTTTATATTAGTTGTGTTACTTATATTCGAT CTTTAAAGGACATAGGAAATATTCATTTAGATCCAAAAGATAGGGATCGTGTTATTTATAACCCATGTGTTGTTACATACTTTCGATATTTACTATTTTTGAATGAATCGAATAAGGTTCTTATAGCAAGATCAGAATTAAATAAGAAGGATGTGATAGAAGCTTTTCGAATAACATATCGTAAAGTGCAGAATTGGGATTTATCATTAAAATGTGATGAATTGATAAAacatttaattaaatttcATAATGAGtgtgaaaataatttagTTAAGATGATAAGAATAGGagaatataattataatccgaatgaaaaaattatcgAAATACAATATCCTGAATTATTGAATGACccttttaaatataaaaatattattaaattacgtctacaaaattatttgggtggcaataataatatgttgAAATGGGtatcttttaaaattgTCTCCAAAATTAAAATGGATTACTCAGAAGATACCTtgaatattaaaaataagcAGTACAA gtcattttatttttttaacttaaaatttttatctCATTTATTCATAACGAAATTGTCAGAAAATTAA
- a CDS encoding hypothetical protein (conserved Plasmodium protein, unknown function), with protein MDGKNFHLIKDIKPLMNNICIQCLIIKYIEDPPDHINNLIKYHYHVADMSGSIILCIPHVFIEEELEKNNINILNDDFEDILDGYNNMSVNMNDLANNKINEIKYNTHNINNNKKRNNLKTLKYLFKVGDILNVYGAVTTWSMGKMVIIPNTTRIRKSGETTIRTSIHRVGFFNMIVNIEPNMSNLITSTTEKKYKIEDNNTNGNCKNNDINKDIDNNNNNNINSVISNFMSINKKKSKYDIMLPKLDDDI; from the exons ATGGATGgtaaaaattttcatttaataaagGATATAAAACCACTTATGAATAACATATGTATACAATGtttgataataaaatatatagaagaCCCACCTGATCATATAAACAActtaataaaatatcattatcatGTTGCTGATATGAGTGGatctataatattatgtatacCACATGTTTTCATAGAAGAagaattagaaaaaaataatataaacatattaaacGATGATTTTGAAGATATATTGGATGGTTACAATAATATGAGTGTTAATATGAATGATTTAGCTAAcaacaaaataaatgaaataaaatataatactcataatataaataacaacAAAAAGAGGAATAATTTGAAAACTCTAAAATATCTTTTCAAAGTTGGGgatattttaaatgtatatgGAGCAGTAACAACATGGTCCATGGGGAAAATg GTTATAATTCCTAATACTACTAGAATACGAAAAAGTGGAGAAACTACTATAAGAACGTCAATTCATCGAGTGggtttttttaatatgatAGTTAATATAGAACCAAATATGAGTAATTTAATTACATCAACTACtgagaaaaaatataaaatagaaGACAATAATACCAATGGtaattgtaaaaataatgacataaataaagatatagataataataataataataatattaatagtgTGATATCAAATTTTATGAgcataaataaaaaaaagagtaAGTATGATATAATGTTACCTAAATTGgatgatgatatataa
- a CDS encoding hypothetical protein (conserved Plasmodium protein, unknown function) has protein sequence MEKEEEKYEQNNEEKNKDINEISLLEIKRKVQIEREASKDESKQKKFRILNYTSKDSVVGNVEKDFLIYFCFICGYNCLISEIDLNILQKRKTDGSIIFPITKIVHKKYHKTQSQRILIKRKDDKVEIQYRILCNECKAPIGYVDNLNEDNLYIYYYNYALLRDQMKCKMFEDI, from the coding sequence ATggaaaaagaagaagaaaaatatgaacaaaataatgaagaaaaaaacaaagaTATTAACGAAATATCATTACttgaaataaaaagaaaagttCAAATTGAACGAGAAGCTTCAAAGGACGAAAGTAAACAGAAAAAGTTCCgtattttaaattatacatCCAAAGATAGTGTGGTTGGAAATGTTGAAAAAGAtttcttaatatatttttgttttatatgTGGATATAATTGTTTAATTAGTGAAATagatttaaatattttacagaaaagaaaaacagATGGATCTATTATATTTCCGATAACCAAAATTGTCCATAAGAAATATCATAAAACACAATCACAACgaattttaattaaaagaaaGGATGACAAAGTAGAAATACAATATAGAATTTTATGTAATGAATGTAAAGCACCAATTGGATATGTTGATAATTTGAATGAAGataatttgtatatttattattataattatgcTTTATTAAGAGATCAAATGAAATGTAAAATGTTTGAAgatatatga